The proteins below come from a single candidate division KSB1 bacterium genomic window:
- the secY gene encoding preprotein translocase subunit SecY — protein MIDQFQNVFKIPELKKRILFTLGILVIYRLGGHVPTPGINTVALAEFFASSQNTLFGLYDMFAGGSFRKATVFALGIMPYISASIILQLLGAVVPHFQKLQKEGEEGRKKIIQYTRYGTVSIACMQAWGVSIFLESIFTPSGLAAVADPGYGFRFLTMITLATGTIFIMWLGEQIDDRGIGNGISLIIFIGIIAQFPNAILDEVQQLMAGNRAIITELVLMAVMVLTIAAVVLITQGTRKIPVQYAKRVIGRKMYGGQSTHIPMKVTTAGVMPIIFAQSIMFVPNTVIPLFPDSEIMQTIGGWFDITSGVYWFFYGMLIVFFTYFYTAIVFNPVDIADNMKKYGGFVPGVRPGKKTSEFLDYILTRITLPGSVFLALIAIFPYFIMKFTNVSYNFASFYGGTGLLIVVGVALDFLQQIESHLLMRHYDGFMKTGRIKSRRF, from the coding sequence ATGATAGACCAATTTCAGAACGTTTTTAAAATTCCTGAACTCAAAAAACGGATTCTATTTACTTTGGGAATTTTGGTGATCTATCGATTAGGCGGCCACGTTCCTACACCGGGAATAAATACGGTCGCATTAGCTGAGTTTTTCGCTAGTTCCCAAAATACTTTGTTTGGCCTTTATGATATGTTTGCTGGTGGGTCGTTCCGAAAAGCTACTGTATTTGCCCTGGGAATAATGCCATATATATCTGCATCCATTATTTTGCAGTTATTAGGTGCAGTCGTCCCTCATTTTCAAAAACTTCAAAAAGAAGGTGAAGAAGGTAGAAAAAAAATCATTCAATATACTCGCTACGGAACTGTGTCGATTGCATGTATGCAAGCATGGGGTGTTAGCATATTTCTGGAAAGTATTTTTACACCATCAGGCCTTGCGGCCGTAGCAGACCCCGGTTATGGATTTAGATTTTTAACAATGATTACGCTCGCTACCGGTACTATTTTCATCATGTGGTTAGGAGAACAGATAGATGACCGAGGTATTGGAAATGGAATTTCACTAATCATTTTTATTGGAATTATCGCCCAGTTCCCAAATGCAATTTTAGATGAAGTTCAGCAGCTTATGGCTGGAAACCGTGCGATAATAACCGAATTGGTATTAATGGCAGTTATGGTTTTAACAATAGCAGCTGTGGTTCTCATTACACAAGGCACGAGGAAAATCCCGGTTCAATATGCGAAGCGTGTTATTGGTCGAAAAATGTATGGCGGACAAAGCACACACATCCCGATGAAAGTTACCACCGCGGGCGTTATGCCAATCATTTTTGCTCAATCTATCATGTTTGTCCCAAATACGGTTATCCCATTATTTCCGGACAGCGAAATCATGCAAACCATCGGTGGCTGGTTTGATATTACATCTGGTGTTTATTGGTTCTTTTATGGAATGTTGATTGTTTTCTTTACCTATTTTTATACTGCAATTGTTTTTAACCCAGTTGATATTGCGGATAATATGAAAAAATACGGCGGTTTCGTACCAGGTGTGAGACCAGGCAAAAAAACATCAGAATTCTTGGATTATATCTTGACAAGAATTACATTGCCAGGCTCAGTCTTTTTAGCCTTAATTGCGATTTTTCCTTACTTCATTATGAAGTTTACAAATGTGAGTTATAATTTTGCATCATTTTACGGTGGCACAGGTTTATTGATTGTAGTAGGTGTAGCGCTGGATTTTCTACAACAAATTGAATCGCATCTTTTAATGCGGCACTATGATGGTTTCATGAAAACTGGTCGGATAAAAAGTCGACGATTTTAA
- the rplO gene encoding 50S ribosomal protein L15, translated as MNLSNLKYPKGARQNKKRVGRGQGSGHGGTSCKGHKGQKSRSGYKNRAWFEGGQMPIQRRLPKRGFTNIFRTEYSILNLKDLARLEKIDQVTPEVLVEKGLLHNLRKPVKILGVGELAHPIEISANAFSKSAKEKIEAAGGKAVVL; from the coding sequence ATGAATTTATCTAACCTGAAATATCCAAAAGGTGCAAGACAAAATAAGAAACGTGTTGGGCGGGGACAGGGTTCCGGTCATGGCGGAACATCTTGTAAAGGTCATAAAGGACAAAAATCACGCTCCGGGTATAAAAATCGTGCCTGGTTTGAAGGTGGTCAAATGCCGATTCAACGACGTTTACCGAAGCGTGGATTTACTAATATTTTTAGAACTGAATATTCAATTTTAAATTTAAAAGATCTAGCTCGATTAGAAAAAATTGATCAGGTTACTCCTGAAGTTCTTGTAGAAAAAGGACTATTACACAATCTTAGAAAACCAGTTAAGATATTGGGAGTTGGCGAATTAGCTCATCCTATTGAAATTTCAGCAAACGCTTTCAGTAAATCGGCCAAAGAAAAAATTGAAGCTGCAGGTGGAAAGGCTGTTGTTCTATGA
- the rpmD gene encoding 50S ribosomal protein L30, with the protein MPNKKLRVTQIRSTIHRQKKQKLTMAALGIRKMHHTAEHNDTPQIRGMIRRVAHLVSVEEV; encoded by the coding sequence ATGCCAAATAAGAAATTACGTGTAACACAAATACGAAGTACAATCCATCGACAGAAAAAACAAAAATTAACCATGGCAGCACTTGGAATTCGAAAAATGCACCACACTGCAGAGCATAATGATACTCCGCAAATTCGTGGCATGATTCGCCGGGTTGCGCATCTGGTTTCTGTAGAAGAAGTTTAA